In Archocentrus centrarchus isolate MPI-CPG fArcCen1 chromosome 22, fArcCen1, whole genome shotgun sequence, one DNA window encodes the following:
- the LOC115773081 gene encoding dr1-associated corepressor produces the protein MPGQKRRYNVRFPPRRIKKIMQKNTEVGRMAMAVPVIISRALEIFLKSLLTKTCVITESKLSTVVSVAHMKQCIESEKLFHFLKDLVAQPTPTAAQKDNRGMSMWPLYRRQQHEVSVKKTTEAGAMAPQASLDSFDDSSASESELYICL, from the exons ATGCCCGGACAGAAGAGAAGATATAACGTACGCTTCCCTCCA AGGCGCATCAAAAAAATCATGCAGAAGAACACGGAGGTGGGACGGATGGCGATGGCGGTTCCTGTGATCATTT CTCGGGCGCTGGAGATATTCCTGAAGTCTCTGCTGACCAAAACCTGCGTGATAACGGAGTCAAAGCTCAGCACTGTTGTGTCTGTGGCTCACAT gAAGCAATGCATAGAGTCTGAAAAGCTCTTCCACTTTCTCAAAGACTTGGTGGCACAACCCACACCTACAGCAGCCCAGAAGGACAACAGAGGCATGAGTATGTGGCCTTTATACAG GCGCCAACAGCATGAAgtttctgttaaaaaaacaactgaagcaGGAGCAATGGCGCCGCAAGCTAGCCTCGACTCATTCGATGACTCAAGCGCCAGC GAGTCGGAGCTCTACATCTGCTTATGA
- the ahsa1b gene encoding activator of 90 kDa heat shock protein ATPase homolog 1b yields MAKWGEGDPRWIVEERADATNVNNWHWTERDATNWSSDKLKSLLLGLSVENEEGNCEVTEVSKVEGEASINNRKGKLIFFYEWNLKATWTGKSKAGVKYKGTIEVPNLSDENDMEDLDISVSLNKDEPDTPLLNLMKTKGVEIFRDALQSYVGFLKTEFTQGMILPTANGVAKPQSTSQSKAKVDKTEISSSASTAAPINTGVKIPTCKFTLRETFLTSPADLYRVFVNKEMVQAFTRGAATVDGERGGKFRLLDGNILGEFTELVPDEKIVMKWRYNNWPCEHYATITMTFLDRNSETELKVEYRGVPNSQEEQTKEGWKRYYFESIKQTFGYGARLF; encoded by the exons ATGGCGAAGTGGGGAGAAGGAGATCCTCGTTGGATCGTAGAGGAGAGAGCCGATGCGACTAATGTCAACAACTGGCACTG GACGGAAAGAGATGCAACAAACTGGTCGTCGGATAAATTAAAATCTTTGCTCCTTGGATTGAGTGTGGAGAACGAAGAGGGAAACTGTGAAGTGACAGAAGTCAGCAAGGTGGAAGGAGAGGCCTCGATTAACAACCGCAAAGGCAaacttattttcttttatgaGTGGAACCTGAAAGCAACTTGGACTG GAAAGTCAAAAGCAGGAGTCAAGTATAAAGGAACAATTGAGGTCCCAAACCTGTCTGATGAAAATGACATGGAGGATCTCGAT ATTTCTGTATCGTTGAACAAAGATGAACCCGACACGCCGCTGTTAAACCTGATGAAAACAAAAGGAGTGGAGATCTTCCGCGACGCGCTGCAAAGCTACGTTGGCTTCTTGAAAACAG agTTCACACAGGGGATGATCCTGCCTACAGCCAACGGTGTGGCAAAGCCACAGTCTACATCACAGTCCAAAGCCAAGGTGGATAAAACTGAG ATTTCCTCCTCTGCCAGCACGGCGGCTCCCATCAACACGGGCGTCAAGATCCCCACCTGTAAATTCACTTTGAGAGAAACGTTTCTCACCTCGCCAGCTGATCTCTACAGGGTCTTTGTCAACAAAGAG ATGGTTCAGGCGTTCACACGTGGCGCAGCCACAGTAGACGGAGAGAGGGGCGGAAAGTTTCGCCTGCTAGACGGAAATATTCTCGGTGAATTCACAGAGCTG GTTCCAGATGAGAAAATAGTTATGAAGTGGAGGTATAACAACTGGCCCTGTG AGCACTACGCAACCATCACAATGACATTCTTGGACCGGAACAGTGAGACGGAGCTGAAGGTGGAGTATCGAGGCGTCCCGAACAGCCAGGAAGAGCAGACGAAAGAGGGCTGGAAGAGATACTACTTTGAATCTATTAAACAGACATTTGGCTACGGAGCGCGGCTCTTCTGA